In the genome of Xanthomonas translucens pv. cerealis, one region contains:
- a CDS encoding DHA2 family efflux MFS transporter permease subunit, giving the protein MSNQAATPAAPGLPGAPAAAFRPPSVALCTVGLAMASFMQVLDTTIANVSLPTIAGNLGASSQQATWVITSFAVSNAIALPLTGFLSRRFGETKLFVWATLAFTIASLLCGLAQSMGMLVVSRAVQGFVCGPMYPITQSLLVSIYPREKRGQALALLAMITVVAPIAGPILGGWITDNYSWEWIFLINVPLGIIAAIVVGSQLRERPEPTERPRMDYVGLITLIIGVGCLQLVLDLGNDEDWFSSNKIVVLAAISAVALAVFLIWELTEKDPIVNLRLFRHRNFRAGTLALIVAYAAFFSVSLLIPQWLQRDMGYTAIWAGLATAPIGILPVLMTPFVGKYASRFDLRMLASIAFIFMAVTSFMRSDFSLRVDFAHVAGVQLLMGVGVALFFMPVLQILLSDLDGREIAAGSGLATFLRTLGGSFAASLTTYLWVKRTQLHHAHLTEHISAYTPGMQEQVQAMGRGDLQTGAAFLNNTINHQASQMGFNDIFYLLGWTFLAIIFFLWLAKPPFAGGGGAAAAAGH; this is encoded by the coding sequence ATGTCCAACCAAGCTGCCACTCCTGCCGCGCCCGGCCTTCCAGGCGCACCGGCCGCCGCGTTCCGCCCGCCCAGCGTGGCGTTGTGCACGGTGGGCCTGGCGATGGCCTCGTTCATGCAGGTGCTCGACACCACCATCGCCAACGTCTCGCTGCCGACCATCGCCGGCAACCTCGGCGCCAGTTCGCAGCAGGCGACCTGGGTCATCACCTCGTTCGCGGTCAGCAACGCGATCGCGCTGCCGCTGACCGGCTTCCTGAGCCGTCGCTTCGGCGAGACCAAGCTGTTCGTGTGGGCCACGCTGGCGTTCACCATCGCCTCGCTGTTGTGCGGCCTGGCGCAGAGCATGGGCATGCTGGTGGTATCGCGCGCGGTCCAGGGCTTCGTGTGCGGGCCGATGTACCCGATCACGCAGAGCCTGCTGGTGTCGATCTACCCGCGCGAGAAACGCGGCCAGGCCCTGGCGCTGCTGGCGATGATCACCGTGGTCGCGCCGATCGCCGGCCCGATCCTGGGCGGCTGGATCACCGACAACTACAGCTGGGAATGGATCTTCCTGATCAATGTGCCGCTGGGCATCATCGCCGCGATCGTGGTCGGCTCGCAGCTGCGCGAGCGTCCGGAACCGACCGAGCGCCCGCGCATGGACTACGTCGGCCTGATCACCCTGATCATCGGCGTCGGCTGCCTGCAGCTGGTGCTTGACCTGGGCAACGACGAGGACTGGTTCAGTTCGAACAAGATCGTGGTGCTGGCCGCGATCTCGGCGGTAGCGCTGGCGGTGTTCCTGATCTGGGAACTGACCGAAAAGGATCCGATCGTCAACCTGCGCCTGTTCCGCCACCGCAACTTCCGCGCCGGCACGCTGGCGCTGATCGTGGCTTACGCCGCGTTCTTCAGCGTGTCGCTGCTGATCCCGCAGTGGCTGCAGCGCGACATGGGCTATACCGCGATCTGGGCCGGCCTGGCCACCGCGCCGATCGGCATCCTGCCGGTGCTGATGACCCCGTTCGTCGGCAAGTACGCCTCGCGCTTCGACCTGCGCATGCTCGCCAGCATCGCCTTCATCTTCATGGCGGTGACCAGCTTCATGCGCTCGGACTTCAGCCTGCGGGTCGATTTCGCCCACGTGGCCGGGGTGCAGTTGCTGATGGGCGTGGGCGTGGCGCTGTTCTTCATGCCGGTGCTGCAGATCCTGCTGTCGGACCTGGACGGGCGCGAGATCGCGGCCGGTTCCGGCCTGGCCACGTTCCTGCGCACGCTGGGCGGCAGCTTCGCCGCCTCGCTGACCACCTACCTGTGGGTCAAGCGCACGCAGCTGCACCACGCGCACCTCACCGAGCATATCTCGGCCTATACGCCGGGCATGCAGGAGCAGGTGCAGGCGATGGGGCGGGGCGACCTGCAGACCGGAGCGGCCTTCCTCAACAACACCATCAACCACCAGGCCTCGCAGATGGGCTTCAACGACATCTTCTACCTGCTGGGCTGGACCTTCCTGGCGATCATCTTCTTCCTGTGGCTGGCCAAGCCGCCGTTCGCGGGCGGCGGCGGCGCGGCTGCCGCCGCCGGGCACTGA
- a CDS encoding efflux transporter outer membrane subunit, producing MNLSASSHRLRPFAAAALTLALAACASSRGLEPQGRRLDADRQLQAGKTLAAGQLAPAAWPQQDWWKALGDPQLDALIAEALQGTPNLDAADARLRLAQAQAGAANADRGAKLSLSAGYTGLQLPKGLAGDEIGGKYIHAEQAVMDFSYGFDLWGGKRAAWEAAVDQAHAAQVDAQAARLDLSAGVARAYMQLGYAWRLYDLAGEELARSDNSLKLVRQRRDAGIDSNLQLRQAEARVPAARQQQQAAQQQIDAARTALAALLGRGPDRGLQIERPRRLDPGVVQLPSVLPSDLLGRRPDVVAARWRVEAASQRIGADKAQFYPSINLLALGGVAAANAADLFKGDALLGVFAPSVSLPLFDSGRLRSQLAERDAHYDLAVASYNQALVAALREVADQVSAARSLAQQAQQQAQAVSTAQAAFDLAQQRYRAGIGNYLDVLSVQQQLLEAQQRLASLQSNQILVSVRLNQALGGGYEATPAADAPSTSSASTHS from the coding sequence ATGAACCTCTCCGCTTCGTCCCATCGCCTGCGCCCGTTCGCGGCCGCGGCCCTCACCCTGGCGCTGGCCGCCTGCGCCAGCAGCCGTGGCCTGGAACCGCAGGGCCGCCGGCTCGACGCCGACCGGCAACTGCAGGCCGGCAAGACCCTGGCCGCCGGCCAGCTGGCGCCGGCTGCCTGGCCGCAGCAGGACTGGTGGAAGGCGCTGGGCGACCCGCAGCTCGACGCGCTGATCGCCGAGGCGCTGCAGGGCACGCCGAACCTGGACGCGGCCGACGCGCGGCTGCGCCTGGCCCAGGCCCAGGCCGGTGCGGCCAATGCCGACCGCGGCGCCAAGCTGTCGCTGTCGGCCGGCTATACGGGCCTGCAGTTGCCCAAGGGGCTGGCCGGCGACGAGATCGGCGGCAAGTACATCCATGCCGAGCAGGCGGTGATGGATTTCAGCTACGGCTTCGACCTGTGGGGCGGCAAGCGCGCTGCCTGGGAAGCGGCGGTGGACCAGGCGCATGCGGCGCAGGTCGATGCCCAGGCAGCGCGCCTGGATCTGTCGGCCGGTGTGGCTCGCGCCTACATGCAGCTCGGCTACGCCTGGCGCCTGTACGACCTGGCTGGCGAAGAACTGGCGCGCTCGGACAACAGCCTGAAGCTGGTGCGGCAGCGCCGCGACGCCGGCATCGACAGCAACCTGCAACTGCGCCAGGCCGAAGCGCGAGTACCGGCGGCACGCCAGCAGCAACAGGCCGCGCAGCAGCAGATCGACGCGGCGCGGACCGCGTTGGCGGCCTTGCTGGGCCGCGGCCCGGATCGCGGCCTGCAGATCGAGCGGCCGCGGCGGCTGGATCCCGGCGTGGTGCAACTGCCGTCGGTGCTGCCCAGCGACCTGCTCGGGCGCCGCCCCGACGTGGTCGCCGCGCGCTGGCGGGTCGAGGCCGCCTCGCAACGTATCGGCGCGGACAAGGCGCAGTTCTATCCGAGCATCAACCTGCTCGCGCTGGGCGGCGTGGCCGCGGCCAATGCCGCCGACCTGTTCAAGGGCGATGCCTTGCTCGGCGTGTTCGCGCCGAGCGTGAGCCTGCCGTTGTTCGACAGCGGACGCCTGCGCAGCCAGCTGGCCGAGCGCGACGCGCACTACGATCTCGCGGTGGCCAGCTACAACCAGGCGCTGGTGGCGGCGCTGCGCGAGGTCGCCGACCAGGTCAGCGCGGCGCGTTCGCTGGCGCAGCAGGCGCAGCAGCAGGCACAGGCGGTCAGCACCGCGCAGGCCGCCTTCGACCTGGCGCAGCAGCGCTACCGCGCCGGTATCGGCAACTACCTGGACGTGTTGAGCGTGCAGCAACAGTTGCTCGAGGCGCAGCAGCGCCTGGCCTCGCTGCAGTCCAACCAGATCCTGGTCTCGGTGCGCCTGAACCAGGCGCTGGGCGGCGGCTACGAAGCCACTCCCGCCGCCGACGCGCCGTCGACCTCTTCCGCTTCCACGCATTCCTGA
- a CDS encoding VirK family protein, whose amino-acid sequence MKSLPLSLLAASLLAATPLAFAHPAGAATPLDSLAEIERALDSGASVAVAIDLSQCTPTTGGATPTQTRGGLRIGAYRVIADGTLSFADEHLTVGRDGKPIQQFLRYQVHPDSSVDFSMAVFALPGYQQNGTTLGYRCAINQGLHFTAS is encoded by the coding sequence ATGAAGTCCCTGCCCCTGTCGCTGCTCGCCGCCTCGCTGCTCGCCGCCACGCCGCTCGCCTTCGCCCATCCTGCCGGCGCCGCCACGCCACTGGATTCGCTCGCCGAGATCGAACGCGCGCTGGACAGCGGCGCCTCGGTCGCGGTCGCGATCGACCTGAGCCAGTGCACGCCCACTACCGGCGGCGCCACGCCGACCCAGACCCGCGGCGGCCTGCGCATCGGTGCCTACCGGGTGATTGCCGACGGCACCCTGTCCTTCGCCGACGAGCACCTCACCGTGGGCCGCGACGGCAAGCCGATCCAGCAGTTCCTGCGCTACCAGGTGCACCCGGACAGCAGCGTCGACTTCAGCATGGCCGTGTTCGCCCTGCCCGGCTACCAGCAGAACGGCACCACGCTCGGCTACCGCTGCGCGATCAACCAGGGCCTGCACTTTACCGCCAGCTGA
- a CDS encoding helix-turn-helix domain-containing protein, producing the protein MKSFGDRLREARKAAGLTQEQLGFALGVTKSSVSAWENDRETPSFRLLPNLRGTLKRSLDELICGQGSARLQDMPADYALQAHDTHEQALLTRYRNLPARRREAVLELLKPDKG; encoded by the coding sequence ATGAAAAGCTTCGGCGACCGATTGCGCGAGGCCAGGAAAGCCGCCGGGCTCACCCAGGAACAATTGGGTTTCGCGCTGGGCGTGACCAAGTCGTCGGTATCGGCATGGGAGAACGATCGCGAAACCCCCAGCTTCCGCCTGCTGCCCAACCTGCGCGGCACGCTCAAGCGCTCGCTGGACGAGCTGATCTGCGGCCAGGGCAGCGCACGCCTGCAGGACATGCCGGCCGATTACGCACTGCAGGCGCACGACACCCACGAACAGGCGCTGCTGACCCGTTACCGCAACCTGCCGGCGCGACGCCGCGAAGCGGTGCTGGAACTGCTCAAGCCGGACAAGGGCTGA
- a CDS encoding penicillin acylase family protein, with translation MQSKWKRRMLWLAALAIGLALAMWLLLRGSLATLDGKADLDGLAAPVQIQRDALGTVTIDAGNEADAMRALGYVHAQERYFQMDLMRRAAAGELSELVGKATLGVDKQRRMHRLRARAAAQLASFGGSHAAALQAYSAGVNNGLHALRVRPWPYLLLVKAPRDWQAVDSVLAGDAMYFDLQGRQLDRELSLYRLQQHLPAPLFALLRHDGSSWDAALDAAARGDATLPDASQVNLRTLPDAPRDASTADHVAAGSNNWAIAGSRSADGRAIVANDMHLQLGAPSLWFRVRLRYADAQAPGGRVDITGFSLPGLPAVIVGSNGHVAWGFTNSYADTSDWYRLTPCAATPQPGCTAVVHHRERIKVAGGLDVALDVEDTAYGPILQHEPDGSALAQRWVAQLPGALNLGLADLARADSLASAFASAQRIATPAQNMLLADSAGHIGWRVLGALPLRGPNCASDALVLDVSAAVPPAQRCAPWPVSSAHSPQRIDPADGQLWSANARMVGGEELALLGDGGYALGARAQQIRDDLHLHPQLDERQLLAIQLDDRAVLLQRWWTLLQQRDAGAATPALHALAQASKHWEGRASTDSASYRLVRAWRLALLSRIRDGLIAPARAALGTDYAMPPLPQLEAVAWPMLQQQPPHLLPRRYASWQALLEDAATEVRDQPGQDAPLPQRHWGEQNIAAVCHPLARSLPGVLRRWLCMPTEALPGDNDMPRVQRPDFGASERMVVAPGHEADGIAHMPGGQSEHPLSPFWGAGHDDWVQGRASPFLPGPARYTLSLRPPAR, from the coding sequence ATGCAGAGCAAGTGGAAACGAAGGATGCTGTGGCTGGCGGCGCTGGCGATCGGCCTGGCGCTGGCGATGTGGCTGCTGCTGCGCGGCAGTCTGGCCACGCTCGACGGCAAGGCCGATCTGGACGGGCTGGCGGCGCCGGTGCAGATCCAGCGCGACGCGCTGGGCACGGTCACCATCGACGCCGGCAACGAGGCCGATGCGATGCGCGCGCTCGGCTACGTGCATGCGCAGGAACGCTACTTCCAGATGGACCTGATGCGCCGCGCCGCGGCAGGCGAACTGTCGGAGCTGGTCGGCAAGGCCACGCTCGGGGTGGACAAGCAGCGGCGCATGCACCGCCTGCGCGCGCGCGCCGCCGCACAGTTGGCCAGCTTCGGCGGCAGCCATGCCGCGGCGCTGCAGGCCTACAGCGCCGGCGTCAACAACGGCCTGCACGCGCTGCGGGTGCGGCCGTGGCCCTACCTGCTGCTGGTCAAGGCGCCGCGCGACTGGCAAGCGGTGGACTCGGTGCTGGCCGGCGACGCGATGTATTTCGACCTGCAAGGCCGCCAGCTCGACCGCGAACTGTCGCTGTACCGCCTGCAACAGCACCTGCCGGCGCCGCTGTTCGCACTGCTGCGCCACGACGGCAGCAGTTGGGACGCGGCGCTGGACGCCGCGGCGCGCGGCGACGCCACGCTGCCCGACGCCAGCCAGGTCAATCTGCGCACGCTGCCCGATGCCCCGCGCGACGCCAGCACCGCGGACCACGTCGCAGCCGGCAGCAACAACTGGGCCATCGCTGGCAGCCGCAGTGCCGACGGCCGCGCCATCGTCGCCAACGACATGCATCTGCAGCTGGGCGCGCCCAGCCTGTGGTTCCGGGTGCGGCTGCGCTACGCCGACGCGCAGGCGCCCGGCGGCCGCGTGGACATCACCGGTTTTTCCTTGCCTGGCCTGCCGGCGGTGATCGTCGGCAGCAACGGCCACGTCGCCTGGGGCTTCACCAACAGCTACGCCGACACCAGCGACTGGTACCGCTTGACGCCGTGCGCGGCCACGCCGCAGCCCGGCTGCACCGCGGTCGTCCACCACCGCGAGCGGATCAAGGTGGCTGGCGGCCTGGATGTCGCGCTGGACGTGGAAGACACCGCGTACGGCCCGATCCTGCAACACGAGCCGGACGGCAGCGCACTGGCGCAACGCTGGGTGGCGCAGTTGCCCGGCGCGCTGAACCTGGGCCTGGCCGACCTGGCACGTGCCGATTCCCTCGCCAGCGCCTTCGCCAGCGCGCAGCGCATCGCCACGCCGGCGCAGAACATGCTGCTGGCCGACAGCGCCGGACATATCGGCTGGCGCGTGCTCGGCGCGCTGCCGCTGCGCGGACCCAACTGCGCCAGCGACGCATTGGTCCTCGACGTCAGCGCGGCGGTGCCGCCAGCGCAGCGCTGCGCGCCGTGGCCGGTCTCCAGCGCGCATTCGCCGCAACGCATCGATCCGGCCGATGGGCAACTGTGGAGCGCCAATGCGCGGATGGTCGGCGGCGAGGAGCTGGCACTGCTCGGCGACGGCGGCTACGCGCTGGGCGCGCGCGCGCAACAGATCCGCGACGACCTGCACCTGCATCCGCAACTGGACGAACGCCAGTTGCTGGCGATCCAGCTCGACGACCGCGCGGTACTGCTGCAACGCTGGTGGACGTTGCTGCAGCAACGCGACGCCGGCGCCGCCACGCCGGCGTTGCACGCGCTGGCGCAGGCCAGCAAGCACTGGGAAGGCCGCGCCAGTACCGATTCGGCGAGTTACCGGCTGGTACGCGCCTGGCGCCTGGCGCTGCTGAGCCGGATCCGCGACGGCCTGATCGCGCCGGCCCGCGCCGCGCTCGGAACCGATTACGCCATGCCGCCGTTGCCGCAGCTGGAAGCGGTGGCCTGGCCGATGCTGCAACAGCAGCCGCCGCATCTGCTGCCGCGCCGCTACGCCAGCTGGCAGGCCTTGCTGGAAGACGCCGCCACCGAAGTGCGCGACCAACCCGGCCAGGACGCGCCGTTGCCGCAGCGCCATTGGGGCGAGCAGAACATCGCCGCGGTCTGCCATCCGCTGGCGCGCTCGCTGCCGGGAGTGCTGCGGCGCTGGTTGTGCATGCCGACCGAGGCCTTGCCCGGCGACAACGACATGCCGCGGGTGCAGCGTCCGGACTTCGGCGCCTCCGAGCGCATGGTGGTCGCGCCCGGCCACGAGGCCGACGGCATCGCGCACATGCCCGGCGGCCAGAGCGAGCATCCGCTGTCGCCGTTCTGGGGGGCCGGCCACGACGACTGGGTGCAAGGCCGCGCCTCGCCGTTCCTGCCCGGCCCGGCCCGCTACACGCTCAGCTTACGGCCACCTGCGCGATAA
- the parC gene encoding DNA topoisomerase IV subunit A, translating to MTDLARPAFHGFEQLPLREYAERAYLDYSMYVVLDRALPFLGDGLKPVQRRIIYAMSELGLNAGAKPKKSARTVGDVIGKYHPHGDSACYEALVLMAQPFSYRYPLIEGQGNFGSTDDPKSFAAMRYTESKLTPIAEVLLGELGQGTVDWSPNFDGTMDEPTWMPARLPHLLLNGTTGIAVGMATDVPPHNLNEIVSALIRLLDDPNASVADLCEHVRGPDYPTTAEIITPAADLRAIYETGHGSVRARATFQKEHANIVITALPYQVSPSKVIEQIAQQMRAKKLPWLEDIRDESDHANPVRVVLVPRSNRVDAEQLMGHLFVTTDLERSYRVNLNVIGLDGRPQVKNLKTLLEEWLRFRSDTVVRRLNHRLEKVERRLHLLEGLLVAFLNLDEVIRIIRSEDEPKPALIARFALSEDQADYILETRLRQLARLEEMKIRGEQDALAKEREQLLAVLASKTRLKKMIKDELVADAKKFGDARRSPLVQRGAAQAIDETELVPSEPMTIVMSEKGWIRAAKGHDVDPAGLSYRDGDSLLAAVRGRSTQQVAFLDSEGRAYSTLAHSLPSARGNGEPLTGRFSPASGASFQAMASGENDSRLVLASSHGYGFVTRFENLTSRNKAGKAMLNLTPNAKVLPPASVSNAGTDRIVAVTSAGHLLAFPIADLPELDKGKGNKIIDIPKAKLGTERVVAIAAVAAGNTLLVKSGQRTMSLSFKDLDAYLGVRASRGGLLPRGWQKVDDLAVE from the coding sequence ATGACCGATCTCGCCCGCCCCGCCTTCCATGGTTTTGAACAGCTGCCGCTGCGCGAATACGCCGAACGCGCCTACCTCGACTACTCCATGTACGTGGTGCTGGACCGCGCCCTGCCGTTCCTCGGCGACGGCCTGAAACCGGTACAGCGGCGCATCATCTACGCGATGAGCGAGCTGGGCCTGAATGCCGGGGCCAAGCCGAAGAAGTCCGCGCGCACCGTCGGCGACGTGATCGGCAAGTACCACCCGCATGGCGACAGCGCCTGCTACGAGGCGCTGGTGCTGATGGCGCAGCCGTTCTCCTACCGCTACCCGCTGATCGAGGGCCAGGGCAACTTCGGCTCCACCGACGACCCGAAGTCGTTCGCGGCGATGCGCTACACCGAATCCAAGCTGACCCCGATCGCCGAAGTGCTGCTCGGCGAGCTCGGCCAGGGCACGGTGGACTGGTCGCCGAACTTCGACGGCACCATGGACGAGCCGACCTGGATGCCTGCGCGGCTGCCGCACCTGCTGCTCAACGGCACCACCGGCATCGCCGTGGGCATGGCCACCGACGTGCCGCCGCACAACCTCAACGAGATCGTCAGCGCGCTGATCCGCCTGCTCGACGATCCCAACGCCAGCGTCGCCGACCTGTGCGAACACGTGCGCGGCCCGGATTACCCGACCACCGCCGAGATCATCACCCCCGCCGCCGACCTGCGCGCGATCTACGAGACCGGCCACGGCAGCGTGCGTGCGCGCGCCACGTTCCAGAAGGAACACGCCAACATCGTGATCACCGCGCTGCCCTACCAGGTGTCGCCGTCGAAGGTGATCGAGCAGATCGCGCAGCAGATGCGCGCCAAGAAGCTGCCGTGGCTGGAAGACATCCGCGACGAGTCCGACCACGCCAATCCGGTGCGGGTGGTGCTGGTGCCGCGCTCCAACCGGGTCGACGCCGAGCAACTGATGGGCCACCTGTTCGTGACCACCGACCTGGAGCGCAGCTACCGGGTCAACCTCAACGTGATCGGCCTGGATGGCCGCCCGCAGGTCAAGAACCTCAAGACCCTGCTGGAGGAATGGCTGCGCTTCCGCAGCGACACCGTGGTGCGCCGGCTCAACCATCGCCTGGAGAAGGTCGAGCGCCGCCTGCACCTGTTGGAAGGCCTGCTGGTCGCATTCCTCAACCTGGACGAAGTGATCCGCATCATCCGCAGCGAGGACGAGCCCAAGCCGGCGCTGATCGCACGCTTCGCGCTCAGCGAGGACCAGGCCGACTACATCCTGGAAACCCGCCTGCGCCAGCTGGCGCGACTGGAGGAGATGAAGATCCGCGGCGAGCAGGACGCGCTGGCCAAGGAGCGCGAACAGCTGCTGGCGGTGCTGGCCAGCAAGACCAGGCTGAAGAAGATGATCAAGGACGAGCTGGTCGCCGACGCAAAGAAATTCGGCGACGCGCGGCGCTCGCCGCTGGTACAGCGCGGCGCGGCGCAGGCGATCGACGAGACCGAGCTGGTGCCGAGCGAGCCGATGACCATCGTGATGTCGGAAAAAGGCTGGATCCGCGCGGCCAAGGGCCACGACGTGGACCCGGCCGGCCTGTCCTACCGCGACGGCGACAGCCTATTGGCCGCGGTGCGCGGGCGCAGCACGCAGCAGGTTGCGTTCCTGGATTCGGAAGGCCGCGCCTACTCCACGCTGGCGCATTCGCTGCCCTCGGCGCGCGGCAACGGCGAGCCGCTGACCGGGCGTTTCTCTCCCGCGTCCGGCGCCTCGTTCCAGGCCATGGCCAGCGGCGAGAACGACAGCCGGCTGGTGCTGGCGTCCTCGCACGGCTACGGCTTCGTCACCCGTTTCGAGAACCTGACCAGCCGCAACAAGGCCGGCAAGGCGATGCTCAACCTGACCCCGAACGCCAAGGTGCTGCCGCCGGCCTCGGTGAGCAACGCCGGCACCGACCGCATCGTCGCGGTGACCAGCGCCGGCCATCTGCTGGCGTTCCCGATCGCCGACCTGCCCGAGTTGGACAAGGGCAAGGGCAACAAGATCATCGACATCCCCAAGGCCAAGCTCGGCACCGAGCGGGTGGTGGCGATCGCCGCGGTCGCGGCGGGCAACACGCTGCTGGTGAAAAGCGGGCAGCGCACCATGTCGCTGTCGTTCAAGGACCTGGACGCCTACCTCGGCGTGCGCGCCAGCCGCGGCGGACTACTGCCGCGCGGGTGGCAGAAGGTGGATGATCTGGCGGTGGAGTGA
- the bfr gene encoding bacterioferritin, which translates to MKGHPEVVQCLIELLRGELAARDQYFIHSRRYEDQGLQALYTRINHEMEEETEHADALLRRILFLEGDPDMRPHAFEPGRTVEEMLEKDLKVEYEVRANLAAGMKLCEQHGDYVSRDILLKQLQDTEEDHAWWLEQQLGLIKRLGMALYQTSKIGGSGV; encoded by the coding sequence ATGAAGGGACATCCTGAAGTTGTGCAATGCCTGATCGAGTTGCTGCGCGGCGAACTCGCCGCACGCGACCAGTATTTCATCCACTCGCGGCGCTATGAGGATCAGGGCCTGCAGGCGCTGTACACGCGTATCAACCACGAGATGGAAGAAGAGACCGAGCACGCCGACGCGCTGCTGCGGCGCATCCTGTTCCTGGAAGGCGACCCGGACATGCGCCCGCATGCGTTCGAACCCGGGCGCACGGTCGAAGAGATGCTGGAAAAAGACCTGAAGGTCGAATACGAAGTGCGCGCGAACCTGGCCGCCGGCATGAAACTGTGCGAGCAGCACGGCGACTACGTAAGCCGCGACATCCTGCTCAAGCAGCTGCAGGACACCGAAGAAGACCACGCCTGGTGGCTGGAGCAGCAGCTGGGCCTGATCAAGCGCCTGGGCATGGCGCTGTATCAGACTTCGAAGATCGGTGGGAGTGGGGTGTAA
- a CDS encoding efflux RND transporter periplasmic adaptor subunit, whose protein sequence is MNQTTTPDSPSRRGQLLRGLAVLVVLVLIALAIWYFVSGRWHEDTDDAYVQGNLVQITPMVAGTVVSIGADDGMRVERGQLLIKLDPADTQVALQQAEANLARTVRQVRGLFRSVEGAQAELSAQQVTLQRARADVARRSSLVATGAISSEELAHARDQLAAAEAAVSGSRETVERNRALIDDNGVASQPDVQAAAAQVRQAFLNNARSAIVAPVSGYVARRSVQVGQRVQPGTALMAVVPLEQVWVEANFKETQLKHMRLGQPVELQSDLYGGAVRYRGTVQSLGLGTGSAFSLLPAQNASGNWIKIVQRVPVRIAIDAEQLAQNPLRIGLSMKVDVNLHQQGGGVLPSKFATGTLLDTDVYAQQLGQADATIAQIIHANLPDAAKAN, encoded by the coding sequence ATGAACCAGACAACGACTCCCGATTCCCCCAGCCGGCGCGGCCAGCTGTTGCGCGGCCTGGCCGTGCTGGTGGTGCTGGTGCTGATCGCGCTGGCGATCTGGTACTTCGTCTCCGGCCGCTGGCACGAAGACACCGACGACGCCTACGTGCAGGGCAACCTGGTGCAGATCACGCCGATGGTGGCCGGCACCGTGGTCAGCATCGGCGCCGACGACGGCATGCGCGTGGAGCGCGGCCAGTTGCTGATCAAGCTCGACCCGGCCGACACCCAGGTCGCGCTGCAGCAGGCCGAGGCCAATCTGGCGCGCACCGTGCGCCAGGTGCGCGGCCTGTTCCGCAGCGTCGAAGGCGCGCAGGCCGAACTGTCGGCGCAGCAGGTGACCCTGCAGCGCGCCCGTGCCGACGTCGCCCGGCGCAGCAGCCTGGTCGCCACCGGGGCGATTTCCAGCGAGGAACTGGCGCATGCGCGCGACCAGCTGGCCGCCGCCGAGGCCGCGGTCAGCGGTTCGCGCGAGACGGTGGAGCGCAACCGCGCGCTGATCGACGACAACGGCGTGGCCAGCCAGCCCGACGTGCAGGCCGCTGCCGCGCAGGTGCGTCAGGCGTTCCTCAACAACGCCCGCAGCGCGATCGTCGCGCCGGTCTCCGGCTACGTCGCGCGACGTTCGGTGCAGGTCGGGCAGCGCGTGCAGCCCGGCACCGCGCTGATGGCGGTGGTGCCGCTGGAGCAGGTGTGGGTGGAAGCCAACTTCAAGGAAACCCAGCTCAAGCACATGCGCCTGGGCCAGCCGGTAGAACTGCAGTCGGACCTGTACGGCGGTGCGGTGCGCTACCGAGGCACGGTGCAGAGTCTGGGCCTGGGCACCGGCAGCGCGTTCTCGCTGCTGCCGGCGCAGAACGCCAGCGGCAACTGGATCAAGATCGTGCAGCGCGTGCCGGTACGCATCGCCATCGATGCCGAGCAACTGGCGCAGAATCCGCTGCGCATCGGTCTGTCGATGAAGGTGGACGTGAACCTGCACCAGCAGGGCGGCGGCGTACTGCCGAGCAAGTTCGCCACCGGCACGCTGCTGGACACCGACGTCTATGCGCAGCAGCTGGGCCAGGCCGACGCGACCATCGCGCAGATCATCCACGCCAACCTGCCCGACGCCGCCAAGGCGAACTGA
- a CDS encoding MarR family winged helix-turn-helix transcriptional regulator, which produces MNCAPSHPGPPSFGLLLRQVRDGLMRRLDDSMAELELGLGFSHYIGMKALAYMSPCTANELAQAIDQNPSAVTRLLDKLQDLGWVRREAHAQDRRALQIVLTDEGRALWKQLKQRGDDAISSALRDLSADERDHLTSLLTRVRDSLNSP; this is translated from the coding sequence ATGAACTGCGCTCCCTCCCATCCCGGTCCGCCGTCGTTCGGCCTGCTGCTGCGGCAGGTCCGAGACGGGCTGATGCGCCGCCTGGACGATTCCATGGCCGAACTCGAGCTCGGCCTGGGCTTCAGCCACTACATCGGCATGAAGGCGCTGGCATACATGTCGCCATGCACCGCCAACGAGTTGGCCCAGGCCATCGACCAGAACCCCAGCGCGGTTACCCGCCTGCTGGACAAGCTCCAGGACCTGGGCTGGGTGCGCCGTGAAGCGCATGCGCAGGACCGCCGCGCGCTGCAGATCGTGTTGACCGACGAGGGCCGCGCGCTGTGGAAGCAACTCAAGCAACGCGGCGACGACGCCATCTCCAGCGCCTTGCGCGATCTCTCCGCCGACGAGCGCGACCACCTCACGTCCTTGTTGACGCGCGTCCGCGACTCCCTCAATTCGCCATGA